A DNA window from Candidatus Neomarinimicrobiota bacterium contains the following coding sequences:
- the msrB gene encoding peptide-methionine (R)-S-oxide reductase MsrB produces MLEKSETEWKSILSSDEYEVTRKGGTEPAFSGEYNDHKGKGVYKCACCEKELFGSEEKFSSGSGWPSFWQPINEKNVREQTDSTFGMKRTEVICDNCGAHLGHVFEDGPEPSGLRYCINSLSLGFESAE; encoded by the coding sequence GTGTTAGAAAAATCAGAAACAGAATGGAAATCAATTTTATCATCTGATGAATACGAGGTTACACGTAAAGGGGGAACGGAACCGGCTTTCAGCGGAGAATATAATGATCACAAGGGGAAAGGCGTTTATAAATGCGCCTGCTGCGAGAAAGAACTATTCGGCTCCGAAGAAAAATTCAGTTCAGGCTCCGGTTGGCCGAGTTTCTGGCAACCTATCAATGAAAAAAATGTCCGTGAACAAACGGATTCCACATTTGGTATGAAACGCACGGAAGTCATCTGTGATAATTGCGGGGCGCACCTGGGGCATGTCTTTGAGGACGGCCCTGAACCATCAGGTCTCAGGTATTGCATCAATTCTTTATCTTTGGGATTTGAAAGCGCCGAATAA
- a CDS encoding proline iminopeptidase-family hydrolase, whose product MLSVSMMMFSCAHSAVQTKSSSDYFDNTGRDDVLSGGVKIIKISTPKGDFNVWTKRVGNNPTIKVLTLHGGPAATHEYLEAFDSYFPGAGIEYYYYDQLGAHYSDQPDDTSLWTTKRYVEEVEQVRQALNLTKDNFYLYGHSWGGILAIEYALKYQEHLKGLIISNMVPSIPDYNTYAEEVLFRQIDKDVLAEIKELEAAGDIENPRYMELLIPHHYEKHILRMPAEDWPDPVNRAFANTNPSVYVLMQGPSELGASGRLLNWDRKADLPLISVPTLTIGAAYDTMDPAQMEWMAGQVQRGRYLHCPNGSHMAMYDDQQTYFDGLIKFIKDVDNGNF is encoded by the coding sequence ATGCTGAGTGTCAGTATGATGATGTTTTCTTGCGCTCATTCAGCCGTTCAGACTAAATCATCTTCAGATTATTTTGATAATACGGGCAGGGATGACGTACTAAGCGGCGGTGTAAAAATAATTAAAATCTCCACGCCTAAAGGTGATTTCAATGTTTGGACAAAGCGAGTTGGGAATAATCCTACTATCAAAGTGCTTACCCTGCACGGCGGACCGGCAGCTACACACGAGTATTTAGAAGCGTTTGACAGCTATTTCCCTGGAGCGGGTATAGAATATTATTATTACGATCAACTGGGCGCGCATTACAGCGATCAGCCGGATGACACCAGTCTTTGGACGACTAAACGCTACGTGGAAGAAGTTGAGCAGGTACGGCAAGCGCTGAATCTCACGAAAGATAATTTTTACTTATACGGACATTCGTGGGGAGGCATATTAGCAATAGAGTATGCTTTGAAATATCAGGAACACCTGAAAGGGTTGATAATTTCCAATATGGTACCGAGTATTCCTGATTATAATACGTATGCCGAAGAGGTTCTTTTTAGACAAATAGATAAGGATGTGTTGGCGGAAATTAAGGAGTTGGAAGCCGCCGGTGATATTGAAAATCCCAGATATATGGAACTGCTAATACCGCATCACTATGAAAAACATATTTTGCGCATGCCGGCTGAGGATTGGCCTGACCCGGTTAACAGGGCATTTGCTAATACTAATCCGAGTGTATATGTGCTTATGCAAGGTCCCAGCGAATTAGGCGCTTCCGGCAGATTACTGAATTGGGATAGGAAAGCGGATTTGCCTCTGATTTCAGTTCCGACTCTCACTATAGGCGCCGCCTATGACACAATGGACCCCGCTCAAATGGAATGGATGGCGGGTCAAGTGCAGCGCGGTAGGTATCTGCATTGTCCTAACGGAAGTCATATGGCGATGTATGATGACCAGCAAACGTATTTTGACGGACTGATTAAATTTATAAAAGATGTGGATAACGGGAATTTTTGA
- the trxA gene encoding thioredoxin, whose product MYLKLEPIDFQKDVIEASEHSPILVDFWAEWCGPCHMLSPTLEKLAEEAGEDWILVKVNTELQPDIAMKYSIRSIPNVKMFYKGEISSEFVGAIPESEINNYLDKNLPKE is encoded by the coding sequence ATGTATCTTAAATTAGAACCGATTGATTTTCAGAAAGACGTTATTGAAGCGAGCGAACATTCGCCTATATTAGTGGATTTTTGGGCTGAATGGTGCGGGCCTTGCCATATGCTGAGCCCTACTCTTGAAAAACTCGCCGAGGAGGCGGGAGAGGATTGGATATTAGTGAAGGTAAACACTGAACTGCAGCCTGATATAGCGATGAAATATAGTATCAGAAGTATTCCCAACGTAAAGATGTTCTATAAAGGCGAGATTTCCAGCGAATTTGTCGGCGCCATACCGGAGAGCGAAATTAATAATTATCTCGATAAAAACCTTCCGAAAGAATAG